The nucleotide sequence tggtatacttaggctttgtttgcgagtttggaggggaaggcttgggaaaaaaggaataagtaagtggaagaaatagaggaaaatgggaacttttcttcataatagaAAACCCTACTCATttggaggaactaaaaaattgtattggaggagggttttggggggttttggagggttaataagaattcttcaaatttaatttatgttgttataatattttaaaattaaaaataaagtaatcatatacattaatttatcattctctaaaaaactactcttttaaattttttgaaagatctctctattttttctcatattttgcACCCCTCAaagcctttcctttccttcccctccaaactcccaaacaaagccttagaaaaatgataaatatatatatattggataTCTAAaacattcaaagttttgtaacaaagttaaaatacttaaaaaaacaaacatttgaaatagagtatatataaaatacaaCTTTGTATATGCTGAAAGGTGATATAAATATCTTCCTACAATGGTATGACAACTGATCTGTTATCAGAATTTGTTATGGCTCTTGAACGGATTGATTTGGTGTCAGAATTTTGTCGATATGTCCAACAATGGTTTCTAGTTTTGTCTGTTCTCTGGACATCGTTGTATGAACCAAATCCTCGGTATTTTTCGCCACAACATTGCACATCTGTCAATATAGAGGGAAATATAATTGATAAAGTTACTCGGCATATAACTGTTTACCATTGTTGTAAAGAGAGACAATACAAACACATTTTTACCTCATTGTGAAGATGAGGCAGTGGTGACCAATTAGGATCATTGTCACAAGCAGGAATATAGAATTCTCCCAAAGCTACAAAAAATGGAAGAATTACAATTAAATCTTTGATTTGGGTATGCAGATAGCAAAGGAAAAATGCGAGAAAAGGtcttcaaagaaagaaaaaagaaaaaaagaagcacaaaatgacataaagaaaacatattcaaatattaTCATCAGAGATGCAAAttcatacttattttttcaACTTGAGGCAGTTGATAAATCGTTGGGGTTTGAGTAGATTCATTTCGAGTTTCTTGATAGGTCCCCGCCGTTGCTTCCATCTTGTCCTGCAGACAAAGTTCATTTGTCAGTCAGATCACAAGCAAGTCAAGCAAATCTCTTTAAGAACAATCATGCTTTGTATTGTACTACATGCTCTACCCTATGTGTAAAACAAACCTTGGCAGTTAAACATGAGCATGCATAGCTATGATTAAGAATTGAATCCAGGTTGATAATTGATGACAATAATTggaaatgaaacaaaacaaacatatagTCCAACTACCttttcaaactcaaatcctGTCCATTCCAAAGAGAAAtaaacaaagtattaaaaagaTTGTGTGTGACATGAAACATTAATGCACTTACAGAGTATTCTTTCTGGCAGTATTCATCATTGAGACAATTTTCCAAGAGAGGAAACCTCTTTCTTATGAAATCAATTTGTCTTCTCTGCATGTTTCTAAATTGCAATAATAGATCGGAGAGTTGATACAACGGTTCTTGGCTCCTAGCATCATAAGAGCCATGTGCTCCATTAACTGCTGCGGCACTACCATTATTCTCCCTAGACTGGTTCGATGGGGATTCCACATTTGTCATATTTGCACCATTTTTCACTTGAGAACCAACTTGTCCTAGCGATGGTAAATTTATGAAGGGGGTACTTAACTCCTGACAGATGACTCTTTGAATATTCAGATccttatcatcaacaatatcatGCCACTTTCCATATCCATGCCTTAATAGAAAAGAACTATGTTAGAGGAttacattaaataaaattaacctataaaaattacaaaaaagcaaaaacatgcaaaatcgTTTTTCattgaatgaaataaaatggagGGTGACATAcgtagacacacacacacatacacaacGACATTTTGGAAACATGCAATGCAATTGCCTATATCTATTAAAAGACActatgtcaaaaaagaaaaagaaaaagagacatACTTCAAAACTGCATGCAGCAAGACTAAATCATGCTCCTCCTTCCATATCTTTGTACTTCTCAAGCCTGCATATCGTGACAAGATGTCATCTGAAAAAAGTGGAGTGCCGGGATTTTCTGATGCAAACTTCACCTGTCATTCCATATTTGAAGATGAGGAAaacatattcatcaactaaaggaaataataatagtaaaaaataatgtaaatagGATAGTTATGGGTTACTAGTGtcatgtaaaaaataatgtaaatagAACAGATGCTAATGAAATATAACTTATGCCTGAAAATTTATATGACCATTACAAGAAAGGAATTCTAGGTAAAAGTTTTCTAATTTTGAAACAATTGGACACATGAACAGTCAAACCAAGTGCGAGAGGGCAGTAAGAAAGCATCATGACACAATAATATACAAAAAACAAGCAACCAATATACAGAAAGTTTATTTCAAGAACTTACCTTTTCCCTTATCAATGACAAAACCGATATTCTAACAAGTACTTCAACTATTTGAAGTCCTTCTTTTGGAACACCATCTACAGACATGTTTCAACAGGAGGGAAAAATAAGTTAACTTAAAATATAGGAGATATGATACTGAGAGAACAATCACAGGAATAAGGGATCTATCACCTGAGAATGCAGGGGAATCATTTATATCTTCAGCAATATGAGACAAGAAAAGGGCTCCATACCTGTTCAAAATATATAGATCAAATTCACTCGCAAATAATGATTTAAGATACAATAAACCATGTGATGGGTAAAACCATATCATACTGTACTGTACAACTAATTATGCATCTATCCCATATAAGGGGGTCTCACCATTTCCCAAGATTATTTAATGTAGGGTTATATTTGGAATAAACTATCAAAACTATAACATTCAATGTACTCATTGGTCATATTTGTACCCAAATGTCGTCTAATCCGCCCCCTCCACCCAACAAAACAAAGCTAATATGCAAAGCTACAAATTTTGGcataaaataacaattgcattaatcaaaataaaactaaattagAATATGAGACATGTTCATGGAAAATAAGAGCACTACTCGTTGATTTCTTCACAAGTCTTCTGCTTCATGTGGGGAATAAAATCCTTCCAATCAAAATCGCCGACCCCAAACCTGTTATTGACTAACCAAATGAGATAAACTGCAAATATTTCCATGAAAAAACCCTCTTTAATACTTAAGGGTTAGGGAAAGACTAGACCTAATCATAAACTAACAACTAGAATGTAACCTCATTAAAAGCTGAAGGAAAGCAGCTCTCTGACGTTGAGTAAAACCTATCACTTTTAGTGATTTTCCTTCGCCTTCCATTAAAGCCGGTGGATTTGTGTTATCTGCAGCTAATgaataaattaacatcatagtTAAAGACAGATAAATGAATTccaatattaaaaatgaaatgataagTGAATATTGATATGTATTACGAGCTGTCTTTTTGGAAGGTCTTTTGGATGTAGTAGTTcttgttgaatttgaatcaCCGTCGGTATGATCCACTTCATAATCGTCATCCTCGTAGTCGGAGGAGCCTACACCTTCTAGCCGAGCAAAATTCTCCCCCTTAAAAAGAAACCATATGGAAAGTCAGTGAACTACGTATACAACCtcaacaaaaacacaatcaaaAGGAGAGCAAAAATATACATTCGCACAAACGCATAGTATACAAGAACAAACACAATTTCCCTTGTATACTAATACAAGTTATACAAGTAAATGAAACGGTGGCATACCAGTAAAGTTGTGCGGTTTCGCTTCCCTTTACCCAAGGCATTTTGCACTTCAACTTTTTGCTCTTGGTATTTATCTTTAAGCAATTCCTCCCAAAAGTTTTTTCCTTCTGAAGCCTCACCTTTATCAATGAATTCAAAATTTGCCACCTAGAACATATTATCTATCAGGTAAATGAAAAGAACAGAACCTAAATAAAGAACGCAAAATGATTTCATGCCACTACTTTCTTTTATAAAGACAaaattgatgttgaattaagattGTAAGAATTGAGTTTTGGACTAGGGCACAAAGTATTTGTGATTTACTTTGACTTGagattattttaaaagatttgaAGATAAAATGGGAAGGACTGTGAAGCTCTACTgggaaaataaataagaaaacagCTCAGTACACAATCCAATTCAGCATGATTGAACTAAGCATGTCAAGGTTGACAGATATTTCATAAAGAAGCAGATTGGTTACTTGATTTGTACTCTATATGTGCGAAATAGGACAGCTTGTATATATTCTCACGAAAGGATTGATTGAATATCCtaatttttgaaacaaaaatatcCAATCTGGGAGTTTAGAATACCTATTCACCCTCAGGGGGGTATGGAAAATCTGTGAGTTTTAGGAATGCATATATATGGAGTTATAGTTTAGTTTACATTATTTTGTAATTAGTATAATAGCAAGAAGCACAAGATtatatatttccaaaaaaatatacatgacCAAATACAAATCAAATTAGAAGAACAAGTTTGTATATGATAGATCATATGAGAGTCAACCTTAAAGGCTTTCAGAAATCCactttcatcttcatcattcaaAGTGGCCTCTTCAGCTCCAACTTGGTCGCGACCCAACAatctattataaaaatatatatatatgtgaaagTAAGTTTTCAAGCATAATCATATGTTATACTTCAGGTATAACAGACTTTGTTACCTGTCAATAGCGGCATCGTCGTAATGAATTTGGCGAGATTTTCCGGCCACGTCATTCTCATCAGCAAATAACTCCTTTGAGCCATACCTGATGATGTCGTCCAACTCTTCCTAAGCATGATAATAATCAGAAGACTGTCATTATCAGTTGAGaacataaaatttcaatttttcaacaataaaaGAAAACCTATTACCTGTTTAATGTTTTGAGCCTTTCTGCCTACGACTACGTGTTCTAACACCATCTTCTTCTTAGTTATTTCCATCATCCTTTCTTCAATTGTTCCACGTGTTATAAGCCTAAAAATCAACACCTGAAACACAAGAACTTATGtgatacaacaacaacaacaaccaagccttatcccactaagtggggttggctacatggatcaaagtACGCCATAATGTTCgacaaacaaaaacaagaaattatGTGATATTTTCGGCAAACAAAAACCACTGCATATTATAGTGAAAAAAAGCTTTAACCTTGTTAGTTTGTCCAACTCGATGAGCTCTGGCCATAGCCTGTAGATCAGCATGAGGGTTCCAATCACTATAGAATAACAGTTTGATCAGCAAATCGAGTGAAATAATGAACCAAATTAGacaatatataaaatgaaagaaaaattaaactttCAGCATGATAGCATTGTCGGcattaaaaaaaaggactatAATGTGAGTTCCCACTGGTTACCATATGAATATAAGTATACTTGATATCATTGTTATTTGTAAATATCAACCAGAAAGAAATGAGCCAAGAAAATAACTAGTCACGTTAAGCACCATTTAGGTGCATTCCCTGTGTGTGTTTTTCTATTGGAAAAAATACATTCCCTCTGTTAATCAAGTAACGTAGGGTAATAGCATGAttccttaaataaataaaaaatttcaacatatGAAGAGTCACCTATCATATATAATAACTGTGTCTGCCGTTGCAAGGTTTATCCCCAACCCACCAGCTCTagtagaaagaagaaaacaaaatcttGAAGAATCTTCAGCATTAAATCGGTCTATCCGTACTTGTCGTTCATCTCCATCAACATTTCCATCTATCCTTTCATACTGCCAATGCTGGtgtttttaacaaaagaaaagcaattcaataaaacacaacaaaattcAACTGTGCAGAAACCGAAAGGTCAGTGATTAGAATATTTTGATATGAATACCTTGTAAACACAATAACTTTCAAGCATGTTCAGAATGCcctgaaattgagaaaatataaGGACTCTATGCCCTTGCTCTTTAAGCTTCATCATCAGCTTGTCCAACAATTGCAACTTCCCTGATGATTCCAGCATTTGTCTGAAAcatagaaaaatgaaaaggaacATAGTGATCcaatcagaaaaaaaatatatatgaacattaattttattaaaatttatatcaatgtCATCAATCCCGAATAGCAATGTGTAGTGGACGCCCCACAAACGCTATAGCGGGACAGTGGGATGGCTGCCATTCTGAAAGTTTTTATGCAGTTTATATAGTGTACTAAAcacatattataaaaaaaggataaaaaaaattcaaaattcatgaCATTACTAACAGTAAAAATCCATTGGTGTCTTTAATTTACAAACAAGAGATGCGTGGAAATGATTGGTTGGTTTGTAGTACAAGAGGGACTAAGTGAGAAACTCTGAACAAAGCCTCCATCACAAACTTGAGGAGCTCCACACTGTTTTAACTCTTAAATCCCTAAAATACCCCCACCAAAActctaattattaatttataagagaatttttgGAATTTCAGTTTGCACTCATGGGGCATTGTAGCGGCAAAGAACCACACCATTGTGCTAAAGTAATGccttcaaacataaaaaaacttgttttggtGCCATAAACACaggaataattaatatttcctCTTAGTTAAGAAAGTTAGCaaatttcatttataaataaaaagagaaacaagATTTAGCACCAAATAAGTAGAGCAACCAGTATTTATATTAGACAACAACCattatgaaatttaaaaataacagcGACGAAGCTTACTTATATGCTTCTGTTTCTTTGTGCAGAACTGGCTCAACTCCTTCCAACATGTAAGGATGACAACATAGCTTACGCAGTTGCATAACAACATTGTTAAGAGAAATCTGATTCATTGAACATATGAAACACTTTCTTAAGATACTGTTGACACATTTTGCTTCTTTCCTTATGAAGCAACAGTTAAGAATAGCACAACAAAAGGTTAGTTTGCTAAAACATCAATCTTACTTGTGCTCCACCACGGCGAGTTAATATGTCATAATTACGAGTCAAAATTGCCTTATAATATTCTCTCTGTTTGCTGCTCAATTCAACACGTATAATAAGCTCCTTTTTAGGAGGTAGTTCAGTCATAACATCCTTCTTCAATCCTGCAGGGGTATAAAACAATTGAATCCACATTTCAGATAGTCCTATTTAGTAAGTTAAAATAAgatcctattttttttaagctgATATATCagtataaaatgaaaataagacCCAAAATTTCATCCAGTATCAACCATTACTTAAGAGTGATCACGAACAAGGAATTTCTATaagaacaaaattatttaagagTGCACAAATTGAGAACAGAAAAGCACAAAGGTTATATAAGAAACCTCGATCATGTGAGGAGTATAGAAGAAGGAAACAGAGAAACAATATAAGAAACCTCAACCAACAGAGCATGTGCTATTATAACAAATCTTAAGCATAAACGGAAATGCTGACAAGAAAATCAGATAAAGATGTATACTTCGCAGGAGATGTGGGGCCAACAATGTATGAAGCCTCGAAACCTGTTGCTCTTGATTGATATCCTTAAATTCTTCTTGGAACTCTTCTAAACTTCCAAACTACCAGAAGCAATTGAAAGTTCATAAGATACATTGGACCTTTATGGGTATATTAGATAACATAATAATCATACTTTTTTCATAATATAGGTCTCATACTAACCTTCCCAGCGTCAAGGAAGTGCATAAGCATAAAGAGTTCATCCAGATTGTTCTGAAATGCATCAAACAAGTTGTCATGTAGGTTCCAACTTCCAACATAAAAACTCAACACATGCACCAGGATGTAAAAATCAACAATATGCACTAGAAGGTGTAAAATCTACTAGACAAAGTATCATATGTACTTTCCATAGGAAAAACAATCTAGCAATGCACCTTAGCTAAGACTCAGAACTAATACAAAAGTCAAATGTTTTAAGTAACAAAGATTACTACATTAGTTTCATAAACTTTCTGTTGTGTaatatatttaatgtaaaatcattaaaagatatttatttcataattacGACAgatttgacatatttgatttctGTGAGTGAGTGTACAAATTTTAATTAGCCTTTGAATCCAATCTAATTGAGAATAATATGATATCTATTCTGTTTGACTCTTTTCATGTAAAAGCTAAAAAATGTGGTAATACTAGGGTTCGAAAATGGATGGATTAgtcaaaattttgtttggattataatGCATGGATTAAGACATTCAATTTATCCATTTATAAGCCACTAAAAAATCAAATCCATCCATTTATAATTTATGTACTGATGGATATCAAATCCATCCATATATCATCTTAAATACGAATTTAAATACTATACAAAAGAAAACACTATTCTAGTTAACCAATTCCTTAAAAAGTCGAGACATCAACATACAATAAGTCTGGTATGGcgtaaattttaaataaaccTGAAGAGGAGTTCCTGTCAAAAGCACACGATGTCTGCTAGAGTATTGCTTCAGTGAAGAAAACAATTTTGAATCCTTGTTTTTCAGACGGTGACCTTCATCGACTATCTGCATGTATTGTGTATATACAGATGTTAAGATGCTAGTATCAAAGAATAACGCACTGAATGTTAAGCTGTTGGCACAAAAGAGATGCAATTAGATGGTAAGTAGAATTTTACTGGCTCCTGGCACTAGAATGGTGAGTAGAATTTACCATGCACTCCCACTTTATCGGCTTCAATGATGCGGTATCTTGGATTATAATCTCATATGAAGTCAAAAGAACATCAAATTTAATGCTTTCCAACTTTCTTGTAGTAACTGTTTTTTTAGAATTCTTTTTCTTGCTCTTCTTCGGATTCTTCAGAAAGTAAAATTCATATTCTCTAATAGTGCTACGAGCTTGGGAAGTTCCAACATACATAACCTACAGAAATTAACATACATTAAAAGCatatatacataaataaaaaatgaaactaaGAAGTCAAGTATACATACAACATTCATTTGAGGTGCCCATCTTTCAAATTCGCGCTCCCAGTTTCGTAGTGTAGAAAGTGGAGCAACCACCAAATGTGGAGAAGCATTCTCTTGTAAAAGGGATGCTAAGAAAGCAATACTTTGTATAGTTTTTCCTGAAGATGAAAAACCAAGCCATCAAGGTGACACTTCAGCTAGAAACTCCGAATTAAGAATAATAGTGAAGGACACAAATATTAGGTTGATCATGAGCAAAACAGAAACTAAGTACCAAGTCCCATTTCATCAGCAAGTATAACATGAGTTTGCTTGGACCAAGAGAAACGTAGGAAGTTCAATCCCTCAAGTTGATACAGATGTAGTGTACCTTCATTTACATAAGTATATGAAATCAGGATCATCCAAATCTAATAAAACAAAGACAAAAGGTGTGGTAttccaaagaaagaaaaaaggcaAAAGGTTGAAATAGTATATCAGTTAAAACACATACCCCCTGAAAGAAATTCGGGGCTATGTTCATACTGTTGAAATTCTTTCTGCTGCTTTATCAATTCAGCATCATCACTAACACTGCCTTTTTGCTTACAATAAGAAATCTTCCTAGACCTAGAACGAAATATATTGAATCTCTCTATTTCTGCCTGAAACAAAGAGATATCTGACTCAAGCTCCCAATGGCATTCATCATAAGGAAGCTCTTTCCACTTCACAAGATATTCCTTCTCAGCACCATGGTCCCTgtattaaacaaaatattccATAACTTGGGAATTTATGACATTTTCATAGAAAAGATGGAATAAAATTACTCCAAAAAAATTAAGCCATAAGAGCATACTTCAGTGTCGAAATTCTCTCACGAGtcaaatacaaaaattataaaatcctTTCATAGGGGAAGGAGACTAAAATACATGGTTCATCAAAACATAAGAAGGTCAAAACTAGATGAAAAACATGGTGATGGAGTGTGAAACAGACTCCTTTATGAAAatctcaacaacaacttatAGAATGGTCTAAACCCCCCATCCCCAGCACTTGTTTTTGGCAATAAAAAAACCCAAGCTTGCTTCCTAGGTCAATGATTAGTGAGCCTAAATTAAGAATTATAGTTTGAACTTAACTTAACAACCACTTTTCTACCAAAATTTCTGTTAACATTCCAGGACAAATGAATTTCAACTCAATCCGAAGTTCAAAAACATTTAACGTAACCAGGAACATAATCAtctcatattatttttcatataagcAAGGATAGAGAAATATAGCTAATGGCTGAACCTGCAAGAAAGTATTCGGTGAACCGTAGTCCATTCAGGTCGAATGGCAACAAAATCTTCATCTGGTTTTCTGACTGGTCCCATTTTACGATGAAAGTTGTTTACTTTGGTCTTTAAATGTTGATTAATCCTGAAAACCTTCAGAAACTCTTCCTCTGGCACCCTGAAGAGAAAATTTATAAAGCTGGTAAATGGACAATACCCGCAGGCTGCAGTGATAAAAAAGACTCAGAAAATAAATTGGTTGAGATTCGGAAATggaaatttatatatataagattcaCAAGACACCGTTAGAAGCTGAAAGTAACTAAACAGTAGATGAGTTTCAATAAGTTTACCATCCGCAATGCATATACGATAGTCCTTTCCACTTCACAAGATATTGTTTCGTCAAACTTTGTTTGGACCTCAAATT is from Medicago truncatula cultivar Jemalong A17 chromosome 1, MtrunA17r5.0-ANR, whole genome shotgun sequence and encodes:
- the LOC25481959 gene encoding CHD3-type chromatin-remodeling factor PICKLE gives rise to the protein MNFSNLIYVQKMSSLVDRLRVRSDRKQFNTQDESDDDADLMPRKSQTTLEKFERIVRSDAKKDSCQACGKSGNLRSCKTCTYSFHTECLLSPLKSSRLDNWMCPECVSPLNDIDKILDCEMRPTVAGESDAENLRSKQSLTKQYLVKWKGLSYMHCGWVPEEEFLKVFRINQHLKTKVNNFHRKMGPVRKPDEDFVAIRPEWTTVHRILSCRDHGAEKEYLVKWKELPYDECHWELESDISLFQAEIERFNIFRSRSRKISYCKQKGSVSDDAELIKQQKEFQQYEHSPEFLSGGTLHLYQLEGLNFLRFSWSKQTHVILADEMGLGKTIQSIAFLASLLQENASPHLVVAPLSTLRNWEREFERWAPQMNVVMYVGTSQARSTIREYEFYFLKNPKKSKKKNSKKTVTTRKLESIKFDVLLTSYEIIIQDTASLKPIKWECMIVDEGHRLKNKDSKLFSSLKQYSSRHRVLLTGTPLQNNLDELFMLMHFLDAGKFGSLEEFQEEFKDINQEQQVSRLHTLLAPHLLRRLKKDVMTELPPKKELIIRVELSSKQREYYKAILTRNYDILTRRGGAQISLNNVVMQLRKLCCHPYMLEGVEPVLHKETEAYKQMLESSGKLQLLDKLMMKLKEQGHRVLIFSQFQGILNMLESYCVYKHWQYERIDGNVDGDERQVRIDRFNAEDSSRFCFLLSTRAGGLGINLATADTVIIYDSDWNPHADLQAMARAHRVGQTNKVLIFRLITRGTIEERMMEITKKKMVLEHVVVGRKAQNIKQEELDDIIRYGSKELFADENDVAGKSRQIHYDDAAIDRLLGRDQVGAEEATLNDEDESGFLKAFKVANFEFIDKGEASEGKNFWEELLKDKYQEQKVEVQNALGKGKRNRTTLLGENFARLEGVGSSDYEDDDYEVDHTDGDSNSTRTTTSKRPSKKTAPADNTNPPALMEGEGKSLKVIGFTQRQRAAFLQLLMRFGVGDFDWKDFIPHMKQKTCEEINEYGALFLSHIAEDINDSPAFSDGVPKEGLQIVEVLVRISVLSLIREKVKFASENPGTPLFSDDILSRYAGLRSTKIWKEEHDLVLLHAVLKHGYGKWHDIVDDKDLNIQRVICQELSTPFINLPSLGQVGSQVKNGANMTNVESPSNQSRENNGSAAAVNGAHGSYDARSQEPLYQLSDLLLQFRNMQRRQIDFIRKRFPLLENCLNDEYCQKEYSDKMEATAGTYQETRNESTQTPTIYQLPQVEKISMNLHL